A genomic region of Camelus ferus isolate YT-003-E chromosome 11, BCGSAC_Cfer_1.0, whole genome shotgun sequence contains the following coding sequences:
- the AS3MT gene encoding arsenite methyltransferase isoform X2 → MATQREAEIRKDVQTYYGQVLRKSADLQTNACVTAAGPVPRHIREALKNVHEEVSLRYYGCGLVIPECLENCWILDLGSGSGRDCYALSQLVGEKGHVTGIDMTEGQVEVAKKYMNYHMEKYGFRAPNVTFIYGYIEKLGEAGIKNESYDIVISNCVINLVPDKQRVLQEVYRVLKHGGELYFSDVYASLELPEEIRTHKILWGECLGGALYWKDLAILAQNVGFCPPRLVTANLITVQNKELESVIGDCRFVSATFRLFKLPMTGPTERCQVTYNGGITGHEKGLVFDANFTFKKGETVEVDEETAAILKNSRFAQDFLIRPIGEKLPTRGGCTALQAKDIITDPFQLAEESDHMKSRCPPDAAGGCCDTKKCCKNYN, encoded by the exons A TGGCCACCCAGCGCGAGGCTGAGATCCGGAAGGATGTGCAG ACCTACTACGGGCAGGTGCTGAGGAAATCAGCGGACCTCCAGACCAATGCCTGTGTCACTGCAGCCGGGCCGGTCCCCAGGCACATCCGGGAAGCTCTGAAAAATGTACACGAGGAAGTATCCTTGAG GTATTATGGCTGTGGTCTGGTCATCCCTGAGTGTCTGGAAAACTGCTGGATTTTGGACCTGGGTAGTGGAAGTGGCCGAGATTGCTATGCACTTAGTCAGCTGGTTGGTGAAAAGGGACATGTCACTGGAATAGACATGACAGAAGGTCAG gtAGAAGTGGCTAAGAAGTACATGAACTATCACATGGAAAAATACGGCTTCCGGGCACCCAATGTGACTTTCATTTATGGCTACATAGAGAAATTGGGAGAGGCTGGAATCAAGAATGAGAGTTATGATATTGTTAT atcaAACTGTGTCATTAACCTTGTACCTGACAAACAACGAGTGCTGCAGGAGGTGTATCGAGTACTaaag CATGGAGGAGAGCTGTATTTCAGTGACGTCTATGCTAGCCTTGAATTGCCAGAGGAAATCAGGACACACAAAATATTATGGG gtGAGTGCCTGGGTGGCGCTTTGTACTGGAAGGACCTTGCTATCCTTGCCCAAAACGTTGGCTTCTGCCCTCCACGTTTGGTCACTGCCAATCTCATTACAGTTCAAAATAAGGAACTAGAAAGTGTGATCG GTGACTGTCGTTTTGTTTCTGCAACATTTCGCCTCTTCAAGCTCCCTATGACAGGACCAACTGAAAGATGCCAAGTTACTTACAATGGAGGAATCACAGGACATGAAAAAGGACTGGTATTTGATGCGAATTTCACAtttaag AAAGGTGAAACTGTTGAAGTAGATGAAGAAACAGCAGCTATCTTGAAGAATTCACGATTTGCCCAAGATTTTCTGATCAGACCAATTGGAGAGAAGTTGCCAACACGTGGAGGCTGCACTGCTTTACAAGCAAAG GATATAATCACAGATCCATTCCAGCTTGCAGAAGAGTCTGACCATATGAAGTCCAGGTGTCCCCCTGATGCTGCTGGCGGCTGCTGTGACACAAAGAAATGCTGCAAAAACTACAACTGA
- the AS3MT gene encoding arsenite methyltransferase isoform X1 yields MTLSPAGPEHQVQTGDRTAPSVALRRRLGPDPAGRGRPAQRRGSGLPAPGRGLGSTGLAAAGDPSPRVRRPRRRQYYGCGLVIPECLENCWILDLGSGSGRDCYALSQLVGEKGHVTGIDMTEGQVEVAKKYMNYHMEKYGFRAPNVTFIYGYIEKLGEAGIKNESYDIVISNCVINLVPDKQRVLQEVYRVLKHGGELYFSDVYASLELPEEIRTHKILWGECLGGALYWKDLAILAQNVGFCPPRLVTANLITVQNKELESVIGDCRFVSATFRLFKLPMTGPTERCQVTYNGGITGHEKGLVFDANFTFKKGETVEVDEETAAILKNSRFAQDFLIRPIGEKLPTRGGCTALQAKDIITDPFQLAEESDHMKSRCPPDAAGGCCDTKKCCKNYN; encoded by the exons ATGACACTGAGCCCAGCAGGGCCAGAGCATCAGGTACAGACAGGTGACAGGACTGCGCCGAGCGTCGCGCTGAGGCGGCGGTTGGGTCCCGacccggcggggcggggccggccagCTCAGCGGCGGGGATCAGGCCTGCCTGCcccggggcggggcctcgggaGCACCGGGCTGGCTGCGGCGGGGGACCCAAGTCCTAGAGTCCGGAGACCGAGGAGGAGACA GTATTATGGCTGTGGTCTGGTCATCCCTGAGTGTCTGGAAAACTGCTGGATTTTGGACCTGGGTAGTGGAAGTGGCCGAGATTGCTATGCACTTAGTCAGCTGGTTGGTGAAAAGGGACATGTCACTGGAATAGACATGACAGAAGGTCAG gtAGAAGTGGCTAAGAAGTACATGAACTATCACATGGAAAAATACGGCTTCCGGGCACCCAATGTGACTTTCATTTATGGCTACATAGAGAAATTGGGAGAGGCTGGAATCAAGAATGAGAGTTATGATATTGTTAT atcaAACTGTGTCATTAACCTTGTACCTGACAAACAACGAGTGCTGCAGGAGGTGTATCGAGTACTaaag CATGGAGGAGAGCTGTATTTCAGTGACGTCTATGCTAGCCTTGAATTGCCAGAGGAAATCAGGACACACAAAATATTATGGG gtGAGTGCCTGGGTGGCGCTTTGTACTGGAAGGACCTTGCTATCCTTGCCCAAAACGTTGGCTTCTGCCCTCCACGTTTGGTCACTGCCAATCTCATTACAGTTCAAAATAAGGAACTAGAAAGTGTGATCG GTGACTGTCGTTTTGTTTCTGCAACATTTCGCCTCTTCAAGCTCCCTATGACAGGACCAACTGAAAGATGCCAAGTTACTTACAATGGAGGAATCACAGGACATGAAAAAGGACTGGTATTTGATGCGAATTTCACAtttaag AAAGGTGAAACTGTTGAAGTAGATGAAGAAACAGCAGCTATCTTGAAGAATTCACGATTTGCCCAAGATTTTCTGATCAGACCAATTGGAGAGAAGTTGCCAACACGTGGAGGCTGCACTGCTTTACAAGCAAAG GATATAATCACAGATCCATTCCAGCTTGCAGAAGAGTCTGACCATATGAAGTCCAGGTGTCCCCCTGATGCTGCTGGCGGCTGCTGTGACACAAAGAAATGCTGCAAAAACTACAACTGA